GCTGGCCTGTGAGGGCCAGATAATCGTTAACGAGGAGGTCCACCGTTTAGTGCGGGACTACATCGTCGCCGAGAAGCTGGAGCCGATGATGGTCAAGGGCAGGTCCGCCTCGGTCCAGTCCTGGAATATCACCGCTCTGAGGCCCGGGGTTATACTGCCCGAGGACATCCCCCACCACGAAGACGGGAGGAGGGAGTCCGCGCTGAAGAGAAAATGACGGACGCGGGTTGAGGCGATGACCCCCTGTGAGACCATCCAGACCGGCCCGGCGCGTCCGCGTCCCCGCGTCGCCCTGGGCGGGGCGCTCGTCACGGCCGCGGCCGCGGCGGCCCTCCCCGCGGGCGAGATCGTCGGCGCCGGCCTCGTCGCCGGGCTGCTCCTGGCGAATTGGATTTTCTTGAAGCCCCGCCCCCGGGGGCTTCTGCGCTGGCTCCTGCGGGGCGTGGGCATCCTGACGCTCATCACCGCCGCCACCCCCTTCTTCGGCCCGGGGACCCCGGTCGGGAAAATTCTCGGCCTGACGGTCTACCGGGAGGGGCTCCTTTTATGGGCCTCCATCGTCTCCCGCGGGGCGGTGGCCATCCTCGCGATGGGGGCCGCCGTCTCCGCCCTGGGCGCGAACGGGGCGGTCATCGCCCTGGCCCGCTTCCCCCTGCCGCGCGTCATCTCGGGCCTCTTCGCCGTGAGCTGGCTCCAGCTCCACCTGCTGGGGGAGGAGATGACCCGGCGGGCGCGGGCCGTGGAGCTGCGTGGACCGGGCGCCGGGCGCGCCCTCCGGCGAAGGGCGCTGGGGGGGACCCTGGGCGCCGTGTTCAAAAAGAGCCTGGACCGGGGGCACCGGCTGGGGCTGGCCATGAGCCTGCGCGGCGACGGCGAGCCGACATTCACCAAAGGAGCCCCGCTGCGGGCGCTGGACTGGATTTACCTGGTCGTCGCCATCCTGCCTCTGGGCGTCACCCTCTGGACCTACATTGACTGACGGACACGCAGCCTCGACGCTGGTACTGGATGGCCTGACCTGCCGCTACCCCGAGGGGCCGACGGTGCTTGCGGGCGTGGACCTCCGGCTGGCCGCCGGGGAGCGCGTGGCGCTTCTGGGCGGGAACGGCGCCGGGAAGTCCACCCTCCTCCTCTGCCTGCCCGCCGCGCTGCCCTACTCCGGGCGCCTGGCGGTGGACGGGCTGGAGGCCCGGGGGAACGAAAAGGCCGTCCGGGAGAGGGTGGGGCTGGTGTTCCAGGACCCCGGCGACATGCTCTTCGCCCCCTCCTGCCGCGAGGAGGTGGCCTACGGGCCGCTGTGCCGCGGGTGGCCGGCGGAGGAAATCCAGGAGGAGGTCCACGGCTGGCTCCACTGGGCCGGGTTGGCGGACAAGGCGGACATCCCGCCGTTCCGGTTGTCCTACGGGGAAAGGCGGCGGCTGTCCCTGGCGGCGGTGATGGTCTGCCGCCCGAGCCTTCTGGCCCTGGACGAGCCGGCGGCCATGCTCGACCCGGCCGCGATCCGCGACCTCGTCCAGCTCCTTACCTCCCTGCCCCAGACCATGCTCGTCGCCACCCACGACCTGGGCTTCGCGGAAAAAGTGGCCGACCGCGCCGCGGTCCTCTGCGGGGGGAAGGTCGTCTACGACGGGGACCTCCCCACCCTGCGCGACCACCCGGACCTGGCGGAGTGGCGCCTCGGGTGAGCCCTTTTCACCCCCGTCCCAATATTCTATAATCGGACCCGAAAGACCCGCCGAACGGGGGAAGCCATGGATACCAACGACCTGGCGCAGATTCAGCTCTTCGCCAACCTGGAGGAGGAGCAGCTCGAGAAGATAGTGGGGCTCTTGCACCGGCTCGAGGTGCAGCCGGAGAACGAGATCGTCGTCGAGGGCGAGACCGGTCAGCGGCTCTACATCATCGTCGAGGGCACGGCCCAGGTGCGACAGGTGCTGGACACCGACCGGGCCAAGGTGCTGGCCTCCCTGGGGAAGGGGAATTTCTTCGGCGAGCTGGCGCTGTTGGATTCCGGGCCCCGCTCGGCCAGCGTGGTCGCCGTGACGCCCTGCGAGTTGTACTACCTGGACCGTGACGAGTTCATGGACCTTCTCAAGAAGTACCCCGAGATGGCGATAAAGCTGGCGCAGACGCTGGCCGGTCGCCTGCGCCGCGCCAACCGGCAGATAAAGGACCTCTCGCTCTACACATTGTGACCACCCCCTCTCCCTTTAAGGGAGCGGCGTGCCGACGGGCCGGTGTGAGGGTAATGCGTGAAAACGGCGTGGACTAAAGTCCCCGCCCTACATTTAGCGCATGACGGAAACGGCCCCCCTCTCCCTCCGGGTGTGGGGATGGGGGTGAGGGCCACCTTATAAAAAGCGGCGGGGAAAGGATTCCCCGCCCTACGTTTACGGACAACGATAATTCGACGTAGGGGCGACCGGTAGGACGAGTCCTCCACGGTCGCCCGCGGGCGGGTGTGGACACCCGCCCCTACGCCATCGCAATCGCGGGTGAGGAGTGCAGCGGCCCCCTCTCCCTTTTAGGGAAAGGGCCGGGGTGAGGGGTGCAGCTATCCCCTCTGCCTTCCAGGGAGCGGCGCGCCGACGGGATTAAGGGTGAGGGCTTCCTTATAATAACGGGCCGACCTGAAGGTCGGCCCCTACGTCATCGCAACACACGAACCACCGCCCCCGGTGGCGCCGGGGGCGCCGTTGTTATAGAATCACCCCGAAAGGCCCGACCATGAGCGAAATCAAACACGAGCTGGAACGCATCCTCTTCGGCCTTGTGGACTGCATCACCGCCGAGGAATTGGAAAAACGGCTCGCCAAGAGGCGCGCCGAGAATAAGCCCCTGCGCCTGAAACTCGGCGCCGACCCCAGCGCCCCGGACATCCACCTCGGCCACTCCGTGCCGTTGAGAAAACTGCGGCAGATGCAGGAAACGGGCCACCACGTGGACTTCGTCATCGGCGACTTCACGGGGATGATCGGCGACCCCACCGGCCGCAGCAAGACCCGCCCCGCCCTCTCCCGCGAGGAGATAGACGCCAACGCCAAAACATACGAGGAGCAGGTTTTCAAGATTCTCCTCCCGGAGCGGACCACCATCCGGTTCAACTCCGAGTGGAGCGATAAATTGAGCTTCAGCGACGTCATCCGGCTGGCGGCCAAGTACACCGTGGCCGGGATGCTCGAGCGCAACGACTACCGCCAGCGCTACAACGACGGCCAGCCCGTGGGGGTCCACGAGTTCCTCTACCCCCTGGCCCAGGCCTACGACTCGGTGGTTCTCGAGACGGACATCGAGATAGGCGGCACCGACCAGCTCTTCAACTTCATCTGTACCCGGGACATCATGGGCCGCTCCGGCGTCGAGCCGGAGATAGTCATCACCGTGCCGCTCCTGGAGGGGACCGACGGCGTGGAGAAGATGAGCAAATCCCTGGACAACTACATCGGCATCAGCGAGCCGGGAGAGGAGATGTACGGCAAGACGATGAGCATCCCGGACACGCTCATCGTCAAGTACTTCACCCTGGCGACGGACGCCGATCCCGCCGAGGTCCGGAAGATGGAGGAGGGGATGGCGTCGGGCGGGTTGAATCCGCGGGACGCCAAGGCGCGGCTGGCGCGGGAGATAGTCACGCTCTACCACGGCGCCGCCGCCGCCCGGAAGGCCGAGGAGCACTTCGAGACCGTCTTTCGTCAGAAGGAGATTCCCGATGAGGTCCCGGAGTACGAGATTCCCGACGGCATGCGTTGGATTTGCGAGTTGATAAAGCACGTCGGTTTCGCGAAGAGCAACGGCGAGGCGAGGCGGCTGATTCAGCAGGGCGGTGTGAGGTTGGGCGGGGAGAAGGTGTCAGACGTGGACCTGGAGCTGGACCCCAAGCGGGACGACGGCGTGGTGCTGCAGGTGGGTAAGCGGCGGTTCGCCAAGCTGAACATTCCTCACCCAAGACAAATAGAATCTGTAGACCTCCTTGGAGATGACCTGTAGGAGCGACCCTCTGCGATGACGTAGGGGCCGACCTTCAGGTCGGCCCGCATTTACGAATGTAGGGCGGGGATTTGCCGGAGGCATAGCTAGCTTCGCTCGGTTCCTATCCCCGCCGCTTTTTAAAGGAAGCCCTCACCCCGGCCCTCTCCCACGGGGAGAGGGAGGCCGTTTCTCGTCGGTTGCAATGACGTAGGGGCGGGTGTCCACACCCGCCCGCGTTTGTTCATCCACCGACGTTAGCCAAAATGTAGGGCGGGGACTTTAGTCCCCGCCGTTTTTTCAAAGGTGGCCCTCACCCTCATTCCCTCTCCCGGAGGGAGAGGGAGGCCGTTTCTCGTCGGTTGCGATGACGTAGGGGCGGGTGTCCACACCCGCCCGCGTTTGTTCATCCACCGCCGTTAGCCAAAATGTAGGGCGGGGACTTTAGTCCCCGCCGTTTCCGCTCGCGGCAAAACCCATTCGTAACACGAATAATTTTCGTCGCGGTAACGGGGTCCAGCGCCCCGCGCTGGTGGTATGGTAAAATGTGGGTTGCTTCTTTTTCCGACCCGACCGCGCCCCGCGGATGGATGGAGGTCCGATGAAACGTACCCTCGTCACCGCCCTCGTACTCTTCGCGGCCACCGCCGCCCTGGCCGACGAAGAATTCTTCAACGAGCGCTACATCCAGGTCACCGCCGGCGTCGCCATCTTCCCCACCAAGACCTGCGTCGTCCTGACCGAGTACGACTACCGGGAGATACCGAGCTACGAATTCCTGGACCACCAGATCCTCGGGGTCTCGTTAAAGGTTCTGTTTCCCATCCGGGAGTGGGTCAAGCTGGGCGCCCAGATCAACTACGCCGTCCTCGACTACCCCTACGACGACCCGGGGAAGATGTCGAGCGAGCTCGACCTCCACATCCTAGCCACGCTGTTGTCGCTCCAGGTGCCCTTCTCGCTCTACTACAACGACTGGCTGGACGTGATGCTCATCCCGCAGCTCTACTACTACGGGGCGGGGCAGCAGCCGCAGAACATGGTCCCCGGCCTGGAGGGCTACAACGACCTCCTGACCCGCACCTCGGTAGAATGGCAAGGGGTGGGTATCGGGGGGTCCCTGGCGGCGGACGTCTACTTCGACGACCTCTTCCTGCACCTCGAGGGCGGCTGGCTCCAGGGCGGCGTGGACGTTGACCGTATGCTCTGGAAGGAAGAGACCGACACGGAGCCGGCGGTCTACCTGGACCCCTCCTCGGAGATGGGCAACGTCATCTTCTCCGCGGGCGTCGGCTACTTCTTCTAGGTACCGACGGGGCGCCGATGCACTGGACCTATTACGTCGCGGGAGCCATCACGCTTTAATGTTTGTGGTGGCTCATCGGTTCGGCGAGGAAAAGGAGGGCCGACGAGGTCTGCCAATCCCTGGCCGTGGGCGGCCTCTTCGTGGGGTGGCTCCTGGGCTGGACGAGCCTGCGGCTCTTCGACCTGGAGTGGCTTCAAAACCTGGGCTGGGTGACGATAGGGGTCGCGAGCGCCACCCTCATCTCCACCGTCGTCTTCATGCACGTGAAAGGAAAGCCCGGGAGCGCGAACTTCGAGAAGACCACCCGGCTCGTCGTCACCGGCCCCTTCGCCGTAATCCGCCACCCGCTTTACGCGGCCACCGCCTGGTGGTCGGCGGGGGCCTTTTTCATCCACCAGAGCCTCCTCGCCGCCGCCACCTTCCTGACCACCTCCGTCCTGGCCTACATGGCGGCCCGACTGGCCGCGCCCCACCTGGCGGAAAAGTTCGGCCCGGACTACGCCGCGTATGCGGAGAGGGTCCCCCGTTTCAACCCTCTGACCGGGCTGTGGCGCCTGATTACACGCCGCCGACCCGACCGCCCTTGAAAAAAAGCTTGACAGGAAAATTTTCCCTGTTAGAATCACACAAATTTTAGCGTGGCAAGGCCGACGCGAGAAGGGGCGCTTCTGCCAGCGAACAAAAAAATACACTTTCCCGGGATAAGTTCGTCCGGCCCGGGTTCCACCGCTCTCGAAGGGGATTTTCTCCCCTTTTTTTTATACCGCCCGGTCGGGCCGCCCGAAAAAAACGGCCCGGCGGGCCCGGATTTCACCACTCTCGCGGGGGGTCTCCCCCCCTTTTTTTAAACCCCGGGAAAGGAAGGACCGGATGCAGGACGCGAAACGGTTCCACGACGCCACGACGGAGCTCAGGAAATTTTTCGTCGAACGGGGCTTCATCGAGGTACCCGTGCAGTCGCGGCTGTCCATCCTGGCCGCCTGCGAGGACCCCTACACGATAAGCATGTTCACCTTCGCCGGGGAGAAGTGGCCCCTGCCGCAGACGGGGCAGATGTGGCTGGAGTACGAGCTTCTGACCCACCCCCGGTGGCCCGGCGTCTTCTGCGTGAGCACGTCATACCGCAACGAGCCCCGCCCGATTCCGGGCCGGCACGACCTCGTATTCCCCATGTTCGAGTTCGAGGCGCAGGGGGGCGTGGCCGACCTGGTGGCCCTGGAAAAGGCGCTCATCGGAGAGCTCGGGATGGGCGACTCCCGCATCGCGGATTACAACGAGGTGTGCGAGAAGTACGGGTCGGCGGCCATAGGGGCGCGGGAGGAAGAGCTGCTGGAACGAGATTACGGATGCCCCGTGATTTTGACCCGGTTCCCCTTCCGGTCGCACCCGTTCTGGAACATGAAGGAAATCGGTGACAGGCTCTTCAACAAGGTGGACGTCATCCTCCACGGGATGGAGACCGTCGGCAGCGCGGAGAGGAGCTGCAACCCCGGGGAGATGCGGGCCAACTTCCACGGCGTCAGCCACGGGAAGTACGCCGAGAAGCTGTTCGAGCTTTTCGGGCGGGAAAGGGTGATGCGGGAGCTGGACGCCTACCTGGCCCTGGACATGTTCCCGCGGTTCGGTGGTGGGATAGGGCTGACGCGGCTCGCCCGGGCGTTGAGGCTGGAGGAGGAGCGTGGGGCATCGGCGCTGCGGGAGGCCGAATGCGGCTGACAGCGACCGACGCATCGAAATCGCATAATAAAGACGCCCCTCGGGACGTCCACTTGAAGACGCGCGACCCCCCTTAACCATCGCGTAACAAATCGCGCACGTACTTAATTATTTTCGGGACATCCGAATTAAGCGTGTACCAGATGATATCTATGTCCACAACGTCGTACTCGTGAATGAGGACGTCACGCATTCCAGCCATCGCCGCCCAGTCCATAGCCGGGTGGTTTTGCTTCAGCTCGACCGAGAGTCTCTTCACCGCTTCACCGATGATCTCGAATCGCCGTACAACGGCATCCTGAATCATTTTATCAGCCTCTATGTCCTTCTTACTCCGCTTCTTCGTGTATTCCAGGATGCGTTCGGCGGCTTCCAGAATATCACCTAGATATGTTTTATCACGCTTTTTCATAAATCGTCCTCGCCGTGTTGAGTATTTCCTCCCTGCGCATTGCGTTTC
This region of bacterium genomic DNA includes:
- a CDS encoding energy-coupling factor transporter transmembrane component T — encoded protein: MTPCETIQTGPARPRPRVALGGALVTAAAAAALPAGEIVGAGLVAGLLLANWIFLKPRPRGLLRWLLRGVGILTLITAATPFFGPGTPVGKILGLTVYREGLLLWASIVSRGAVAILAMGAAVSALGANGAVIALARFPLPRVISGLFAVSWLQLHLLGEEMTRRARAVELRGPGAGRALRRRALGGTLGAVFKKSLDRGHRLGLAMSLRGDGEPTFTKGAPLRALDWIYLVVAILPLGVTLWTYID
- a CDS encoding ABC transporter ATP-binding protein; translation: MTDGHAASTLVLDGLTCRYPEGPTVLAGVDLRLAAGERVALLGGNGAGKSTLLLCLPAALPYSGRLAVDGLEARGNEKAVRERVGLVFQDPGDMLFAPSCREEVAYGPLCRGWPAEEIQEEVHGWLHWAGLADKADIPPFRLSYGERRRLSLAAVMVCRPSLLALDEPAAMLDPAAIRDLVQLLTSLPQTMLVATHDLGFAEKVADRAAVLCGGKVVYDGDLPTLRDHPDLAEWRLG
- a CDS encoding cyclic nucleotide-binding domain-containing protein; this translates as MDTNDLAQIQLFANLEEEQLEKIVGLLHRLEVQPENEIVVEGETGQRLYIIVEGTAQVRQVLDTDRAKVLASLGKGNFFGELALLDSGPRSASVVAVTPCELYYLDRDEFMDLLKKYPEMAIKLAQTLAGRLRRANRQIKDLSLYTL
- the tyrS gene encoding tyrosine--tRNA ligase translates to MSEIKHELERILFGLVDCITAEELEKRLAKRRAENKPLRLKLGADPSAPDIHLGHSVPLRKLRQMQETGHHVDFVIGDFTGMIGDPTGRSKTRPALSREEIDANAKTYEEQVFKILLPERTTIRFNSEWSDKLSFSDVIRLAAKYTVAGMLERNDYRQRYNDGQPVGVHEFLYPLAQAYDSVVLETDIEIGGTDQLFNFICTRDIMGRSGVEPEIVITVPLLEGTDGVEKMSKSLDNYIGISEPGEEMYGKTMSIPDTLIVKYFTLATDADPAEVRKMEEGMASGGLNPRDAKARLAREIVTLYHGAAAARKAEEHFETVFRQKEIPDEVPEYEIPDGMRWICELIKHVGFAKSNGEARRLIQQGGVRLGGEKVSDVDLELDPKRDDGVVLQVGKRRFAKLNIPHPRQIESVDLLGDDL
- a CDS encoding isoprenylcysteine carboxylmethyltransferase family protein — translated: MWWLIGSARKRRADEVCQSLAVGGLFVGWLLGWTSLRLFDLEWLQNLGWVTIGVASATLISTVVFMHVKGKPGSANFEKTTRLVVTGPFAVIRHPLYAATAWWSAGAFFIHQSLLAAATFLTTSVLAYMAARLAAPHLAEKFGPDYAAYAERVPRFNPLTGLWRLITRRRPDRP
- a CDS encoding amino acid--tRNA ligase-related protein codes for the protein MQDAKRFHDATTELRKFFVERGFIEVPVQSRLSILAACEDPYTISMFTFAGEKWPLPQTGQMWLEYELLTHPRWPGVFCVSTSYRNEPRPIPGRHDLVFPMFEFEAQGGVADLVALEKALIGELGMGDSRIADYNEVCEKYGSAAIGAREEELLERDYGCPVILTRFPFRSHPFWNMKEIGDRLFNKVDVILHGMETVGSAERSCNPGEMRANFHGVSHGKYAEKLFELFGRERVMRELDAYLALDMFPRFGGGIGLTRLARALRLEEERGASALREAECG
- a CDS encoding DUF86 domain-containing protein, which gives rise to MKKRDKTYLGDILEAAERILEYTKKRSKKDIEADKMIQDAVVRRFEIIGEAVKRLSVELKQNHPAMDWAAMAGMRDVLIHEYDVVDIDIIWYTLNSDVPKIIKYVRDLLRDG